GTGTTCTTTGGAGATTGGAAGGAATAGAGATACCCAACCCCAATCACTTCAGTGATGAAGGGAGCACGGGTGGTCCGATAAATGTTCTGAATAGTGATATGCTTGATAACTCCGATTTCTACACCGGAGCATTTGCACCCGAATATGGCAATGCATTAAGCGCGATCTTCGATATGCGATTACGTGATGGTAACGACACGGAACAGGAGTACACTTTTAAGTTGGGTGTGCTGGGCACGGATCTCACTGCGGAAGGACCAATTCCAGGAACGAAAGGTGGTTCATATTTGGCCAACTTTCGGTATTCCACATTGGCGCTGTTGGATGGCGCTGGGATCGTAGATTACGGTGGTGTTCCAAAATATTCGGATGCCTCATTCAAACTAAAACTACCAACGGCCAAAGCTGGAACATTCTCATTGTTCGGGCTCGGAGGGAAAAGTCATATTATTGATCAGGACCAAGGCGAAGGGGGAGATACACTATTCTCTCGTGCGGATTACGGATCCCGCATGGGTGTCATCGGTCTCACCAATACGCGCACCTTGAGCGATAATAGTTTTGTTTACACTACCGTCTCATTGAGCGGAAACGGCAGTAGTACGGAATATGATGAAAGCGACTTTACAGGAATTTCTCCTTTGGAACGAAAGCACACAAGTGATCTTGGAAAGTGGACGGTTCGGGCATCTACAGTTGTCAATAATCGCTTAAGCGCGAGTCATAAATTGAGAACAGGGGTGATCCTGTCATCCGAAATGTTCCGAATGGGGTCAGCAAGTTTCGATGATGATCTTCAACGGAATGTAACGGAGCTTGAAGGGCAGGGAGCTTCAACAACGTTGCAAGCGTTCACAAGCTGGAAGTGGCGAATGAATGAAAAGTTGACCATGACCAGTGGGGTGCATGTTCTGCACTATTCATTGAACAATGCCACAAGCGTAGAACCAAGGCTTGGTCTGAAATATCAATTCCATCCCGGCAAGGCCATAAGCATTGCTGGTGGGTTACATTCCAGAACCGAAGCCATCATGACCTATAACGTTCAAATTCCCGGTGCTGATGGTAAACCGATCCGACCGAATGAAAAGCTCGGACTTTCAAAAGCTGCGCATGCCGTGCTTGGTTACGAACACATGTTCGCCGAGGACATACAGATGAAGGTGGAGGCTTACTACCAACACCACTTCAATGTTCCAGTGGAGAATGATGCGAACAGTTCATATAGCCTAACGAATTATACGGGTTGGTTCACAACCAAGCCCTTGGTGAATAAAGGTGTTGGACGCAATTACGGATTGGAGGTCTCACTGGAGAAATTTTTCACGCACGGCTATCATTTCATGGCTACGGCCTCGTTGAGCGACACACGGTACAAAGCGTTGGATGGCGTTTGGCGGAATTCCCGTTTCAATATGGGTATTGTCGCAAATGCACTTGCGGGAAAAGAATGGAAGCTTGGTCCTGTCGGAAAGGACAGGGTATTAACGACGGGTTTCAGGTATTCCATACTTGGAGGGCAATACGGAACTCCGATCGACTTACAAGCAAGCCTAGCCGCAGGAGAAGAAGTTGCTGGTGGACCGGCTTGGAGTAAGAAGGGCGATCCCATCCATAAGTTGGACCTGGTCATTTCATACCGTGTCGGAAGGCCGCGCGTAAGCCACGAGTTCAA
This genomic window from Flavobacteriales bacterium contains:
- a CDS encoding TonB-dependent receptor — protein: MLVSIRSVLIVLISAFAVKASAQGNTQTVRGKVLDIDSRQPLIGATITIVGSEPLLGVSTDIDGQFAIPQVPTGRIELLIRMLEYDEQRMPDLLVNSAKELVLTIRMEESLTQLKEFAVHGEGNKGEVRNDMATLSARRISVEETSRVAGGINDPARMVSSFAGVAGDATGNNDIIARGNSSKGVLWRLEGIEIPNPNHFSDEGSTGGPINVLNSDMLDNSDFYTGAFAPEYGNALSAIFDMRLRDGNDTEQEYTFKLGVLGTDLTAEGPIPGTKGGSYLANFRYSTLALLDGAGIVDYGGVPKYSDASFKLKLPTAKAGTFSLFGLGGKSHIIDQDQGEGGDTLFSRADYGSRMGVIGLTNTRTLSDNSFVYTTVSLSGNGSSTEYDESDFTGISPLERKHTSDLGKWTVRASTVVNNRLSASHKLRTGVILSSEMFRMGSASFDDDLQRNVTELEGQGASTTLQAFTSWKWRMNEKLTMTSGVHVLHYSLNNATSVEPRLGLKYQFHPGKAISIAGGLHSRTEAIMTYNVQIPGADGKPIRPNEKLGLSKAAHAVLGYEHMFAEDIQMKVEAYYQHHFNVPVENDANSSYSLTNYTGWFTTKPLVNKGVGRNYGLEVSLEKFFTHGYHFMATASLSDTRYKALDGVWRNSRFNMGIVANALAGKEWKLGPVGKDRVLTTGFRYSILGGQYGTPIDLQASLAAGEEVAGGPAWSKKGDPIHKLDLVISYRVGRPRVSHEFKVDVQNVLNGKTNVNQYFNRQDGRIEGNSQLAILPVVQYMLRF